Part of the Maridesulfovibrio ferrireducens genome, CTTTCTCCTTGTCGTGATTTGTTACAGTGATCTACAAGACCATCCTGATCAGATCCTATGGTTGAAGCCCAGTGTTTTTCAGCTGTTGTCATGAGCTTATGAGGGAACTGCATCTTATTACCGTCTACAGCAATCATCAAATGGTAGTGCTGATGTTTTTCTCTACTTTGTTCCCTAACCCATAGATAATAAGGATCATAGCCTTCTCTTTTTAACTGCTTGATATATTTTGAAGTAAACTCAGAAATATGGCTGTTATCTTCAGGAGCATGGTAGTTCTTTGGATATCTTAAATCCAGCCTAACAACCAGTACCTTATTATGTATTTGTGTTGTATAGTTCATAAAACCTCTTATTTTGTCTAGTATTTCAGTATTACATCCTAATCCTTTTTCTTTAGAAGTTAGTATTGAATTTCCTTTGTACGTTTCTTTAAATGTTATAGCCATTGTAAACTCCTTGTTAAATTGTTTCTCTACATCATTATGCTCTTAAATATTTTTTTATTTCATACTATGAGTGATATAAAATTTATATACTATTTTATTTCATAGTTAGTTTTATATTAGTATGTATTTAGATATTACCAGAGACCTAGCTATAAAATTTATTTTAAATTTAATTATAGTTCATTTTGCATTTAATTTTAGTAGTATTTTTTATTTCTATATTGTGACTGAATTAAGTTTACTTATAATATAGTAAAAAGATAAAATTATGATTATTAAATAGTTTCAAACATATATTACTCCTGTAATACAAACCAATTTTTTATTGAAAGAGCTCCTGCCGCTTATCCCGGAAAAGAGCTCTTCTCTATTGCAGGAGGTAATCATGACCAACATTGATTTATGTTCACCGAATATTACAGAACTGGCGGGAGCAATGCTTAAAGTGCAACAGGCCTTGAAACCAGCTCATAAGGACGGACAAAACAATTTCACTAACAGCAAGTATGCGAGTTTATTATCTGTTATGGATTCCTGCCGCGAAGCACTGCTTGCTAACGGGATATGGAT contains:
- a CDS encoding inovirus-type Gp2 protein, with translation MAITFKETYKGNSILTSKEKGLGCNTEILDKIRGFMNYTTQIHNKVLVVRLDLRYPKNYHAPEDNSHISEFTSKYIKQLKREGYDPYYLWVREQSREKHQHYHLMIAVDGNKMQFPHKLMTTAEKHWASTIGSDQDGLVDHCNKSRQGESQPNSYRLRRNDPDFDQVYDECHKRCSYLAKENTKGCAPKRAREVGCSRIPRSIY